GGCCGCGTATCTCGGTCAGCAGCGGGCGTCGATTTTCGCGGTCTTCACCGATGCGCCGCATCAGCCAGCGAAGCCAGCGATCGTGTCTCTGCATATCTAATAACGGAGAGCAGCGACGCGCGCTGACGCTGTTGCGGGAGGCATGGCCGCGCAGCCGCGCGGGACTTCGTGACGCGATccgagagagaagaagaagaagtacaAGAAGagtgcatacacacacacacacacaccctcctCTCCACTTGTGCACTTCGAATGCTGCAGTGTCGTAAGAAGCTCCCGCAGTGCACGTGCGTTGAGGGGTCAAGCAGAGGTGCAACGCGGAGGCAACCACGTCTTTCTTGCCTGCCTGTCGATATATCCATATCTACTGCTGCACATGTGCGCACATTACTGATGCGCGCGGAGAGATCCGCCGAAACGTCACTTTACGATATCTGGAAAGCAATGCGCGACTTCTGCGGAAAATATGTTACAGTTGAAGTTTCGCTAATATAAAATTATTGTAAGGCACGTCGCAGTGTTGGACAGGGATTTAATGTTGTCCACGTGGGTTTCTCTAATGCACGCCTAGGCATATGTACACGGGTACCTTTGCATCTCGCATCCATCAAAAGGCGACCGCCGAGGCTTGGAATCAAACTCGCTTCCTCGAGCTTAGCAGGGCAAACTTTAGCAGCTAAGCTAGAGCGGAGGCTGCAGTTTCAGATAATAATGGGAAGTGTGTGACGAGACGGATGGCATGATGTCTTGCCCAGTAAGGCTTGCCCTGTTTCAGGTTTTCGACGATTGGGCATAGATACAAGCAaagtggaaaaagcgagaaatatttttttattggtgTAGATCAACAATAACAACAAGAAAACTTTAGTTAGTGAGGCTTCTAATTTTAGTTGTCATCGATTCGTTTGTATATAAGTAGCGCTCCCCGTTAGGTCATAAAGCTGAGAGGGACGAATCTTATTTATTTCCTGCTCATTTTGTATCACGTGACCCTTGTCATATAAAGCTATCGTGTGGCCCTTTTGTTTATGACGATTCCACCTACGCGAACTACGATAAGTTGTGTCAACGAAAATCTCAGCGAGAAATTGTCCTGCTGGTGTTGTTCTGCCACACAACATTACTGCGAAGCAAGAAAGCCTAGCTGTTCATGCTTTTGCCGATACTGACACGGCTGCCTGCGCTTGCCTGTATGCAAGCCATCGCGACACCCGCGACACACGCAAGAATCTAAGTTTACTGCGATGATTAATGACCCAGGGTTTCTTGTTTCGTTATGAAAAGCAATTAAATTGAAGAGGAGCACGTAATAGTCGTCCACAgcgcgttaataataataaataaataaaaagacggCGAAGCTGCAGCTGCTAGATTGTTGTGAACATGTACTACTCTCAGTCCAAAGTAACATTCggcaggtagaaaaaaaaaattcaaagatGGGCCTGGCACTTGGCGAACGTCCAGCGACGCGGGAGGTCGCCCGACCCGCGCGCGTAGGAGTCGTGCATTGTGTTTGGCACGCTCTTTTTGCTGTGGCTGGCGTAACGCACGCACGACCGAAGCGGTAGAGCTCTTTCTTTCACAGCTCAGCTGGTTTTCCAACTTGCTCAACTTCGTAGGGGGCGCGGTCGGTCGTGGCGCAAGAGTTAAAGAGCCTCTTGTCATATTTATTACGCGCCCCTTtaggtcacccccccccccccccccccaatctcagCTGCCAGATGAAGCAACGGGTGATGTGCAGACGCGTCTGTCGTGCGTGTTGTGTCATTTCAAACAGGTTGCTCGGAGACAGAGAAATTCTCGCGCGATCCGTTCGCTTCTCCACTCTCGATCCATCTGACGGGCTACACTGGAAGCGTATAATCAATGCTATCCGACGTCCGATTGCGGTTGTAAACGATCGCGAATGGAGATCGACTTGAGCGAAGTTATACGCCTGTACATACAATCGGGGCGATTGATGGTGTACGCCTCGGACAAATAGCTACCCATCCTCGCACAATCGACTGCGTACTGACGCACGTTTGTGAATGCGGCCGTTAAACACCCAGCCGGCGATATCGCCGCAGAGCCTGCTACGGGAAGCAGCGTTTTCAAGGTTACACATGTGTCGAGGTCttccccactccccccccccccccccccccggccgacAGTATAAATTATATTGATTTCTTGATTTCTTTATCCTCTTATGCACGTTCTCGTTTGTTCCACGTGCTTCGCGTATGTAGTTACGGTAAACTAGCTTTCACTGGTTCCTCGTTATGCGCCTAAGCGCGGGCACACGACAGTATGTGGTCGCGCATTAGCGTTCACCGCGCTGCTTAATACGAACGCCGCTCCCAAATGACCGAGCGCGTAGCGTGAAGGGAAGGAGGCGCTGTGCTTTCGTGATAACGCCAGTATATCATCCGAGTCCGAAACCCCCTTCTTTCCGTGCCACAAAGTTAACCGTGGCTAAGCGCGATGCCTCGGCTTAGCATCACTCGCAAGGACGAAGAGGATAAATATTCAGCGCGAGTTGAACAAACTTGGGACGTAAGAGACGTGTTCGTCATGTTTAGCTATCTTGCGCGAGAATTACGGAACGCACTCGCTGGCACGATGCTGCTACAGCGGATCCTTGGCGTATATATAACTACTGTATGCAGATTCGCTAATTATTTGTCCAGCGTAATGAAGCTTGTGTCACGCTTACGGAGTTCACCTCGAACGCTAATTGCGATGACAAGCCGGCCTTGTTCGGGGGCTATTTGCTTTGCGGTAGTAACGATGTGCAGGGTGATAACTTGACCTCCGGAATCAGGCCAACTGTCTACGTTTGTGCGTGCACTCTAACGATTTCACTGTTGCGCCGGAGTTGTAAAAGAGCTTTCAGAAAGTCTTTTCCacggcttcttttttcttttttttttttgcggtggttGTTTCAGTATTTCTCGGTGTCAGGGTCGACGACGGCGTCAGCGCAGAAAAATAGCCCGATTGTGTAGCATTGACGGTGTTTTCCCGAATGATGTAATGTCCGATACGAACCAAAGAATCTGCACAAAAGAAGGAAGTCATCttcgtatatatatattgaataATGACGGAGATATATGCAACAAGGACAAAAAGGCTGAAGAATTAATGGGTAAACGCCAAGACGAAGTGAAAGAGGCTAATAGGAAATAGTAACAGGAAATAGTAAACAGTTAAAGGACGAAAGTGATTATTTCGGGTTTCAGGCAAGGAATGTTGATGGTCCACAGCGTATGCGAGGCAGAATCGATTTGCGTCGAGGTTATTATATGCGCATGGTTTAGGCCAGCGCGACTCGTACATAGCTTTCATTTAACTTACTCTCGAGGCCGTATAGACTGACAGAGAGTGgtgtaaacaagaaaaaaaaagtgtaaacaTGGCTAACAACGTAGCGCATGGCCACAGATGGCAGACTTGGAAGTGTCATGCAAGACTGGTGACGCCGACAACGAAGGCGGGAAGGCGGTTAGAGTCTCGATTTGTTTTAGCTTttagatttgttttttttttaaagcaacgAAGTACACATGGCCCTGACACTGTGGTATGCGGCCAATTCCTTTCATTCGATGATCAGTGCGAAAGGACAATTGACTAGGaagtgagagaaagaagaagcgttCGTTTTTCTATGTTCGTAGTGCCTCAAGAGGCATTAAAACGTGCAAGTGATTCTACGCCAGCGCCAAGGCCTAAGGTTGCTAGCACAATCCCCCCTCCTTTCCTCCCTCATTGTCGCGATGTAGTCAGCCATGTTAAGTTGCACTCTCACGGACAAATAAAACGCGAACAAGAAACTACAGGGTAGAACAGCTACCGCAGTCGATAACTGGAAGCATTACCTGGCACTGCTATATATACGGTTGACAAAGATGTTTTATGTCTTACAATAAGCATGCAACCCGATATCATGCTGACGTTACTGGTACTACAGCTAAATCATAAGCGAAAGAACGCGTTTAGTTTGCCCTGACTTGTTCTTACTTCAATTATCAATGAGTGTACATCGCGCATGTGCCTTTCAAGACGTCCTCGGTGAAAAGATgttgatgtgcgtgcgtgtccgtgTATAGCAGCAGAAGGGGAATGGTAGGAGGGAGCGTAGGTGTTTTCCATCAGTGAATGAATCTTGTGGTGTCGTGGCTTATGCATCTAAACAACAGTTGCGTGGAATTACCTACCATTGCACATTGCCATTCTGAATAAATTTGTTTTATTTCTGTGTAAATATTTATAATGTACTACTTTAAAGTTTATTCACATGTTGTTCGGTGTATATTTTTCCTGTTGTGATCATTTGTTAACGATTTGCATGCCAATTGTACAAGCTTAttcatattatttatttattcttcaaTTTAAAATTTGTGTGACTTCTGAGCAAGACTTCGTTTTACTTCTTTTCCTTGTATACTGTGATTGTTAGTGCCTTTAATTTATGTTTTCTTAGTCAAAATTTTATCACTCCTCTAATTTTCACTTGCTCATTGTATTTTGTATAATCTTGCGCAGACATCAAGAATTCAAGCAAttaaggcattgctcaaattcctaaggacaacagacttacacgagcggctgtagactcttaatgatgccgcataccgcataAGACttccgctctgcgctgtgaagttatgtgtgtgcgtgtgtgttcccctcgctttctctctttcctcactcttctttcaatctcacccatcccttccccctgtacagggtagcacaccggttatgccaaactggttaacatccctgtctttcctctctcccgttttccttccttgcgTTAGACTGTGTGAACAAATATCTAATTGCTTCATTGTCCGTTTCTTTTGTAATACCCCTTCAGGGGCTATtatgaaatgaaatgattaaataaAATGTCACCGCGCACACGCAAAAGACACAGGCATGACCGCCGACTTTACCGTCTTCTCCCGCTCCAGGTGGCCCTCGCGACCTGCCTGGCGTCCGCTACGTTAGCGGCCGAGTCGGCCCCACTGCCGCCACCGCCTCCGCCGCCGGTGAGGCGGCCGAGCCCGTATTCGGCGTTCCGCAGTATCCGGCCTCCCGCGTGGTTCCGCGTGGAGCCCGCGCCCAGCCGCCGGGCCGAGAGCTTCGTCGAGGTGCCGAACCTGGAGTCTCCCGGCGGGGACTTCGTGGGACATCCTCTGGACTATGGCAGCAGCCTCAACTTCGGCGGCCCGCTTGCAACCACCGTGGGTAAAGTGAAGGTAGGCGAAAGACACCCTGTCATTCACTCTTGCGTGTGAAGAGCCTACACACTGAACACTGAGTCATTGTGGCTACAGCGCGACAGACACAGACGAACGACAAAGAAATGGACGCAAGgcggcgctgactatcaattgCCACTGTAGCCATAACGAAACTATACCGACACGCCTAGTGTTCCATCTTAATGCACACTGAACATTGAGAAGTGAGGTGCCTGCGAGTATTTTTTGTGAGGCTCGTTGTTGAAACATAGCTACCACAATTGATCTCCTATATAGAAGGACAGGCAAGAGATGAGAGATGTTAGACGCTGTATATACTTTGCATCCCATACATACGGCACATGGATGATCTTAATGACTGATTGATAATAACTAAGCATCGTATAGACCTAATCAAAGTGGACATGGTGTAGGAATATGGCGTCGCAATTCTTCAGCTTCCATCAATACCATCATCACTGCCTCTCCTCCTCTCAAATGAGtatcgaaaaaaaatatattgttgGACGAATTATGATCTCTAAGCTTCTCTGCCGAACCGGCGGGCACCAGACGATAAGGCTAAACCAGAGAAATAATCGAACATGAGAAGAAGGGATAGTTcagcaagaaatagagaaaaaaataagCAAACATCGTACTGACCCTTTGCTTGCTTCACGGATACACAGAATAATCGAAGCAAAAGCGGTGCAAGAGACGAGCCGCGTTTTCTCGAGAAAGAGAGTCAATACTGGACAGGCTCGGCGATCTTTCACAGGTGTCACACGAGGAAAGATATGAATTCACCTTACATGGGCATGTGTCTGCAAGAAAAACCTACACTAGTTCCGAACACCTAGACACTTTACTGGTTTTGATAGCACTATCTTCCTTCTAGATTATttttatatatatctctctctctctctttattgacatgatgtaaggagatattggtgcacaaataaggcgccggtaTGTAAATACCCAAGATAAGGGGAAGCTTTAGGGGTTTTCCCTTTGTATTTAGGTGCTTTCCTCAGGTGAGTGCCAACTTTCTCTTGCATGGAACCTCCTCCGCCATACGCATATCCGTAGAACTCATTTGCCTGCTACAAGTGCGTATGACAAATGTGGGCAGTCACGACATTCTTAGGCCAcctttggcccttgcgccaataaacaccaccaTCTTCATCAGAGGTGTGCAATCTCTTTGTtgtttagaaaaaagaaaaggagaacgCTTTAGCGCGCTATGTGCTCTACAATAGAAAACCTAGATGCATCTGTCCTTCGATAAAAAGCTCACTTGGCGGCTAGCAGCAAGGCATAATACAATTACTGCTGGAATTTTACgttccgaaaccacgacatgactgTGAGGGACTccgcagtagagggctccggaaatttcgattacctggggttctttaaagtgcacctgaatctaagtactcgagcctctagcatttccactccatcgaaatgcggccgccactgccgggattcgatcctgcgacctctgGATCAGCAGTTGagcccataaccactagaccaccacggcgggtagcaGTGAGACAGTATACACCACACACTGAATGAACAATGGGCTGATACCGTCGGCGCTATATTGGAAGCTGGTACCGCCACTTCGCTACACAATATTGAGATTCATGATAGCTGTTTTCCACACACTTAAGTGCTCACTTCGGTGCAGTAAACACCACGACCGTGAGTGTTTTAGCGCAATTTTCTCATTGATAATAACACACTCGAAAGCGCGCAGGACGTCGCTTCGGCGAATAACTCTAAACGGTCGTAATGATATTGTTGCTGGAGATTTAAACAATGGCGCTTCTGGAGCGCACGTTCCGGGAGATAATTGCGCACTATCAATCAcggtcttgttttttttttttttgcttctgcatGCCCCTCGCAGTCGTGTGCCATACCGGAACCCTTTGCTCGCGTGGTGCACGTTGCACAAGGTTCGTAGCACTTAGCGCCACCGCGACTCACGCACGTAGTCAGCCGCACCTGTTTCCTGGTCGCCCGGCTTTCCCCATTGACAGGCAGGCGATCGCATGATGCCGAACCTATCATTAATGCGAGCTGTGAGAGCTGTGATATCGAGCCGGCCTTGTAACGTGCCCGATTCGTTATTGTTCCCGGCGGTATTTACGTCGATTTGTCTTACTACCCTTACAGCGGCGATGACATAATTGGTCACGCGGCCGGTCCTCTTACGGCCACTGTATCCATCATTTGTTCACATAAATGATTGCCATAATTAAGGGTTATTGGGGGTCCCCGTCAAATTTGTCGGTTAGTGATCGATTAATGACGTGGTTGATTGGTCACCGATTTCCTCGGTGATTGGTAACACGCTCGAGCAAGGCATCCCGAGGCACTTAAAACATCGTCGTAACCAATCACAGCGCGGAATTGAGGAAAACAACGATGTTAAGCGCTGTAATACCTTAGAGAAGACGGCATCTGAGGTCGTTGTATTTGAGTCACCTTCACATGTGGACCCTccgtgtgtcgcgctgctaagctcgagggcacgggttcgattacCAGCCCCGGTAGCCGCACTTTGATGGGGGTGAAAGCAAAGAGTACCCGTGTGCCTAAATGTATGCGCAGGTTAAACAACCACAAGTGGTCGCAATTAATGCGGACCACCCCACTACGGcatgcacgttaaaccccagcaataaCTTTCACATGTGAATGCCGAAGAGTAATTGTTTTCACACACGCTACGACTATAAGGATATACAGTCGGAGCAAGCccttgtagtaaaaaaaaaagggggggggggcacaattgAATACTGTTTCAATATCGCAGGCAgttaaaactatcatcatcatcatcatcatcatcatcatcatcatcatcatcataatcatcctgACTACGACCACagcagggcaaaggtctctcctATGttacgccaatcaacccggtcctgttctTGCTACGGTCGCGTTATCCCCTAaaacttcttcatctcatctgcccacctaacttttgGCCTCCCCTtcacgcgcttgccttctcttggaatcgagTGTGTTACTctcaatgaccagcggttatcttgcctgcgCGCTGCATGCCCTGCCATGCccgtgcccatttcttcttcttgatttcgactaagaagACCTTAACAcccgcttgttccctgacccactctgctctcttcttgtcccttaggctcccacctatcattttcctttccattccaTGGAAAGGAATAATTTTATTTAGGACCTTCGGGGTGGCCCATTTAAAAATACAGTAGTTGAAATATTACCGTTATCATTCACTTTCTCTACCAGACGAAAGAAAAACGAacacagagaaaaaaacaagacaTGCTGGTGAAATTAACACGACAGTAGTATTAATAAAGCTGAGAAAACTCTGGGACCTTCGAGGACAGCGTATAACAACTCGCGAAAATTTGCAGGTGCTGGACTACGCGAGACGAGTGAACGCCgagggcggcagcagcagccGCTACGGCAAGCCGCTCATCAAGCCGTACGAGAGCATCTACGAGAGCAAGTCGCGGGGCGCCCAGAAATACGCGAGCGCCGCAAAGAAGCAAAAGCAGCTGCCGCCGAGGCCCACTTCGCGGTCGCATGGCGAGAGCAGTGAGAACGAGATCGAAGGCTCGTCGGTAGGCGGCGGTGTCAAGGACGAAACGTTGCCGCCGATGCAGCCTTCTTCCCTCGAGGACGACCAGCTGCCGCCCTTTGACTTCGCGACCTCCCGGAGCGGAGAGGAGTCCAGAGAGTCGCCTTTTCCTGAGGCCGGCGAGATGGCGGGCTTCTTTTTCTGATGACCGTAACGGTTGTCCTGCAGAGGAGGCCTTCTGGGCTTCCGTACACTTGTTGATGTTTTCGCTCGTGTTAAAAAACAGAAAGTGAAAGCGAAAGGTGACTGGGTCCTTGTGTCGCGACGACAAAGCACTCTCTGTGACAAGGCTGAAGCGCTAGGCTTATTGAGCGAGTTTTCTTTGACGTTCTAAGCTTCCGTGCAGCGAGTTGAACAGTCACCTACTCTTCGGCGTATGAACGTTGCAAGGCGATTAAGGTACATGGGCTAATTTGGGCATGGTCTCTTGAGAACCATAAGGCCTAGAAGCTGGAAACTGTTTCACGGTTCTGGTGGCTTGACAGTTCGTGAGCTagaacgatggatggatggatgccgcGAGGCAGGCAACCAGCGATGCCGAATGCGTTCACATCGGCGCTTAGCGATTGAACCATCGGCATAAATGTGTGGTATAATTGTCCTTCCGTCACGCGGGTGGCCTGACTCGAAGCCGTGGTGCGAAATGGAAAGCTACGGTGATGAAGACACCAGAGGCAGAACTACGACATAGAATGTGTTGTGCGGCTTATAAGTATATATGCCCGATGGGATTCTAAACCGTTAGCGAAGACGCGTGAATGCATTAGGATGAGTAGCAGTCTAGTTTACTATGTTTTGGAATGTAGTATATAACACTACTCGTTTTGTAGCCGCGTAGCAGTAAGTAGCGTTGACGAAATGTTTTCCGTAAGTGGCGGCTAATAATCCAGAAGTAGCTCAGGCTTAGGTGAAGAACGTTACGTTCGATAGATTGGATGTATAAGAAGTTGTTCTGAGAACACAATTAAGAACGACCAAATGAAAGTGTCTTCATGACGCCTGCTGGTTTCGCTGAGTTCAGAACCGGTGCCTTCACCTTTCTTTGTTAGTTGCGAAGCCTTGGTCTCCTCGCTTACGATTGAGGACGCATTACTTATGATCGCACGTGCGTATAGTACGCGTGTGGGCGGGCGCGTACGTGCCAAAATGATGTAGCAACAACCGTAGCGGATTACCTTCGCGCGATGCACGGCGTACCGTGTAGCAACCGAGCGCCTTGACGCCTTAGCGCTTGAATAGGCGTCTAGATTTGTTTGCTAGTAAAAACAAGAATAAAAGAGGGGGTGAAGGGAAGAATACTCACGCTTCAATTTGTAGGCTGCGAACGAGACTCGTTGCTTCTTTCACAGGACGTGGACGCGAATCCCAATGACCGGCCGCCAGAACGGCGTTTACGCCCTACCTCCGCGATTAACATGCGAAAGACATTGAGGACGATGGAGACAGAATACGCGAATCCGCGGCATACCTTGGGCACCCCGGGAGCATCTCTTAAGACGCGCCGATCTGTCATACGGCGAGCAACAGAGGTCACGCAAGTGTATAGAAAAGTTGCGACTCCGGCTAATCGTTCGCGTGGTATACTGTCGCCAGTTGCAATGATTCTGCGATCCACCCAGACGTTATAGGATTGGCGTGAAGTTTACCTTGATGCGCAAGGACGCGACAGAAATTATCGATGGCATGTCTTACTGCAATCCTAATCGGTTTAC
This window of the Rhipicephalus sanguineus isolate Rsan-2018 chromosome 2, BIME_Rsan_1.4, whole genome shotgun sequence genome carries:
- the LOC119382922 gene encoding uncharacterized protein LOC119382922, whose amino-acid sequence is MLPTAMLLHVALATCLASATLAAESAPLPPPPPPPVRRPSPYSAFRSIRPPAWFRVEPAPSRRAESFVEVPNLESPGGDFVGHPLDYGSSLNFGGPLATTVGKVKVLDYARRVNAEGGSSSRYGKPLIKPYESIYESKSRGAQKYASAAKKQKQLPPRPTSRSHGESSENEIEGSSVGGGVKDETLPPMQPSSLEDDQLPPFDFATSRSGEESRESPFPEAGEMAGFFF